A window of the Lactuca sativa cultivar Salinas chromosome 5, Lsat_Salinas_v11, whole genome shotgun sequence genome harbors these coding sequences:
- the LOC111877990 gene encoding serine/threonine-protein kinase SRK2A, whose protein sequence is MEKYELVKDIGSGNFGVARLMRNKVTKELVAMKYIERGHKIDENVAREIINHRSLRHPNIIRFREVVLTPTHLAIVMEYAAGGELFERICNAGRFSEDEARYFFQQLISGVHYCHFMQICHRDLKLENTLLDGSPAPRLKICDFGYSKSSLLHSRPKSTVGTPAYIAPEVLSRREYDGKTADVWSCGVTLYVMLVGAYPFEDQEDPKNFRKTIQRIMAVQYKIPDYVHISQDCRHLLSRIFVANASRRITLKEIKSHPWFVKNLPRELTEAAQTAYYRKENPTFSPQSVEEIMKIVEEARSPPPVSRSLGGYGWGDDDEDDDDKEEEGEAEDEGEDEYDKRVKEAHESGEIGPI, encoded by the exons ATGGAGAAGTACGAGCTTGTAAAGGATATAGGATCTGGGAACTTCGGAGTTGCGAGGTTGATGAGGAACAAAGTTACTAAAGAGCTTGTTGCTATGAAATATATAGAAAGAGGACACAAG ATTGATGAGAATGTTGctagagaaatcatcaatcatagaTCCCTTCGACATCCAAACATAATCCGATTTAGAGAG GTAGTACTCACCCCCACCCACCTTGCTATTGTGATGGAGTATGCTGCAGGCGGGGAGCTTTTTGAGAGGATTTGCAATGCTGGAAGATTCAGTGAAGACGAG GCTAGATACTTCTTCCAACAGCTTATATCAGGAGTTCACTACTGCCATTTCATG CAAATCTGCCATAGAGATTTGAAGCTTGAAAACACTCTTTTAGATGGAAGCCCTGCACCAAGGCTGAAAATTTGTGATTTTGGCTACTCAAAG TCATCACTGCTACACTCCAGACCCAAATCCACAGTGGGCACCCCTGCATACATTGCTCCTGAGGTTCTTTCTCGTAGAGAATATGATGGAAAG ACAGCAGATGTTTGGTCTTGTGGAGTGACACTCTATGTGATGCTGGTGGGAGCATACCcttttgaagatcaagaagaTCCTAAAAACTTTAGGAAGACAATTCAA CGAATAATGGCTGTTCAATACAAGATCCCAGACTATGTTCATATATCTCAAGATTGTAGACATCTTCTTTCTCGGATATTCGTTGCCAATGCATCAAGG AGAATTACCCTAAAAGAAATCAAAAGCCATCCATGGTTTGTTAAGAACTTGCCTAGGGAACTAACAGAAGCAGCACAAACTGCATATTATCGAAAGGAAAACCCAACATTTTCCCCACAAAGTGTAGAAGAAATCATGAAAATTGTGGAGGAAGCAAGATCTCCTCCACCAGTTTCCCGATCACTTGGAGGGTATGGATGGggggatgatgatgaagatgatgatgataaagaagaGGAAGGAGAAGCAGAAGATGAAGGGGAAGATGAGTATGATAAGAGAGTCAAAGAAGCTCATGAAAGTGGAGAAATTGGTCCCATTTAA